A window of the Bacteroides thetaiotaomicron VPI-5482 genome harbors these coding sequences:
- a CDS encoding IS66 family insertion sequence element accessory protein TnpA → MQKMSKEEFIEILSRQQRSGLTIKDFCINEAYTESSFYYWKGKFGLSRRYHMDRHSSSLEEFAPVSLTSSPASHSACDSGAIQTGEIRIEFPGGIIAHFSGMAESQAAMQLLTQLCNRHVLPE, encoded by the coding sequence ATGCAAAAAATGAGTAAAGAAGAATTCATTGAAATCCTGTCTCGTCAACAGCGTAGCGGTTTGACGATAAAAGACTTCTGTATAAATGAAGCCTATACCGAATCAAGCTTTTACTATTGGAAAGGAAAGTTTGGCCTATCGAGGCGTTATCATATGGATAGGCATTCTTCCTCTTTAGAGGAGTTTGCACCGGTTAGCCTCACCTCTTCACCTGCTTCCCACTCTGCCTGTGATAGTGGCGCTATACAAACGGGTGAGATCCGGATAGAGTTCCCCGGTGGTATTATCGCCCACTTCAGTGGTATGGCTGAATCCCAGGCGGCCATGCAATTGCTCACTCAACTCTGCAATCGCCATGTTTTGCCTGAATGA
- the tnpB gene encoding IS66 family insertion sequence element accessory protein TnpB (TnpB, as the term is used for proteins encoded by IS66 family insertion elements, is considered an accessory protein, since TnpC, encoded by a neighboring gene, is a DDE family transposase.), translated as MFCLNDTMRYFLCPGKTDMRKGMNSLCGVVHDKMGYDVRLGDVFIFINRQRTTMKLLHAEDGGLVLYIKRLEEGTFRLPSYDKESKSYPMQWRDLVLMVEGINDEPSKRLKRLKALRKSDMQY; from the coding sequence ATGTTTTGCCTGAATGACACGATGCGCTACTTTCTCTGTCCGGGTAAGACAGATATGCGTAAAGGTATGAACTCATTATGCGGGGTTGTTCATGATAAAATGGGATATGATGTCCGTTTAGGTGATGTGTTTATCTTTATCAACCGCCAGCGCACTACAATGAAACTGCTACACGCGGAAGATGGCGGACTGGTTTTGTACATAAAACGACTTGAAGAAGGCACTTTCCGCCTTCCCTCTTATGACAAAGAAAGCAAGTCGTACCCTATGCAGTGGCGTGACCTGGTTCTGATGGTAGAGGGAATCAACGACGAACCTTCCAAAAGGCTCAAACGTCTGAAAGCGTTACGAAAAAGTGACATGCAGTACTGA
- a CDS encoding IS66-like element ISBthe6 family transposase, whose protein sequence is MTQTETLELLVATLQQANSSQSESIERLTRQNEQLQNKLQELLAQVAWLNRQLFGRKSEKLAHLDPNQLSLFDPPVQPLEHEIPEEAAAQEPVCSTTPKKKVRQNRNMLDGLPVVEIVIEPEGVDPDKYKRIGEERTRTLEFEPGKLYVKEIIRPKYGLKDNISLPQGHQGSVIIAPLPLLPIYKGLPGASLLTEILLQKYEYHVPFYRQVREFHHLGLKISENTLQGWFKPACELLKPLYEELKKQVLKADYIQVDETTLPVINKQNHKAVKEYLWIVRAVMDGLVFFHYDDGSRSQETAWKLLQTFKGYLQSDGYAAYNIFEGKKEVCLVGCLAHIRRHYEVAKEENESLAGYVLAQIQQLYRIEQIADQEELTYEQRMLRRQEQALPILEQLEKWMETAYPKVLPKSRMGQAIAYAYQLWPRMRNYLKDGRLKIDNNLAENAIRPIALSRKNFLFCGNHEAAQNTAIICSLLASCKASNINPREWLTEVIALLPYYAANKEKDLKELLPHCWESGNSKEL, encoded by the coding sequence ATGACTCAGACAGAAACATTAGAACTTTTGGTGGCCACACTCCAGCAGGCTAATAGCTCCCAGTCTGAGTCAATCGAGCGTCTGACCCGGCAGAACGAACAGCTGCAAAATAAGCTTCAGGAACTGCTGGCTCAGGTAGCCTGGTTAAATCGTCAGTTATTCGGCCGTAAGAGCGAGAAATTAGCCCATCTGGATCCGAACCAGCTATCACTGTTCGATCCACCTGTTCAGCCGTTGGAACACGAAATACCGGAAGAAGCCGCAGCCCAAGAACCTGTCTGCTCGACGACTCCCAAAAAGAAAGTGCGTCAGAACCGCAACATGTTGGATGGCCTTCCTGTAGTGGAGATTGTCATAGAACCCGAAGGAGTCGATCCGGATAAATACAAGCGCATAGGCGAGGAACGCACACGTACACTTGAATTTGAACCGGGCAAATTATACGTAAAAGAGATCATACGTCCCAAGTATGGCCTGAAAGACAATATAAGTTTGCCTCAGGGGCATCAGGGCAGTGTTATTATAGCCCCTCTTCCGCTATTGCCTATCTACAAGGGACTTCCCGGTGCCAGCCTGCTCACTGAAATCCTCTTGCAAAAATATGAATATCATGTACCATTCTATCGTCAGGTGCGTGAGTTTCACCATTTAGGCCTGAAGATCTCGGAAAACACGCTTCAGGGGTGGTTCAAACCTGCCTGTGAATTACTTAAACCTCTCTATGAAGAGTTGAAGAAACAGGTATTGAAGGCCGACTATATCCAGGTGGACGAAACGACATTACCGGTTATCAACAAACAGAATCATAAAGCGGTTAAGGAATACTTGTGGATAGTCAGGGCGGTTATGGATGGATTGGTCTTCTTTCATTATGATGACGGTTCCCGCTCACAGGAAACAGCCTGGAAATTATTACAAACCTTCAAAGGATATCTTCAAAGTGACGGCTATGCGGCCTACAACATCTTTGAGGGTAAGAAAGAGGTGTGCCTTGTCGGATGCCTTGCCCACATAAGGCGACATTACGAGGTTGCCAAAGAAGAGAATGAATCCCTGGCCGGATATGTTCTGGCTCAAATACAGCAACTCTATCGGATCGAACAGATTGCCGACCAGGAGGAACTCACTTATGAGCAACGCATGCTTAGAAGACAGGAACAGGCACTTCCCATACTTGAGCAACTGGAAAAATGGATGGAAACAGCCTATCCGAAAGTGCTTCCTAAAAGCCGGATGGGGCAAGCTATCGCTTACGCGTATCAACTTTGGCCACGTATGAGGAATTATCTGAAAGACGGCAGGCTTAAAATAGATAATAATCTGGCCGAAAATGCGATTCGTCCGATAGCCTTATCAAGAAAAAACTTCTTATTTTGTGGAAACCATGAAGCCGCGCAGAACACTGCCATAATCTGTTCGCTCTTGGCATCATGCAAAGCCTCCAACATTAACCCCCGGGAATGGCTCACGGAGGTGATTGCACTATTGCCGTATTATGCAGCCAACAAGGAGAAAGACCTAAAAGAGCTGCTACCCCATTGCTGGGAATCGGGAAACTCCAAAGAACTCTAA
- a CDS encoding FkbM family methyltransferase produces the protein MENLIFDIGFHKGEDTLFYLLKGYRVIAVDADPDLINEWQNIFKKYIENGKLLLLNYVISDTNDVDTDFYIGPNTIWSSTKVSISSRMCCKAIKKKIKSKRLDHLFHEYGTPFYCKIDIEGNDIIALQTMEKVSEKPLYISVETECIGEDEDIAGHELDTLNALYQLGYRKFKLVDQRTLTVLDYNCFYKNNSEHNWFEQIETNCKYAEELIVLSDTDQRVKFTDFFPGSSGPFGEELAGKWYDYPQAKEMLKKHREDKMRLNEPAWTFWCDWHATF, from the coding sequence ATGGAAAATCTCATTTTTGATATAGGTTTTCATAAAGGAGAAGATACCCTTTTTTATCTTTTGAAAGGGTATCGGGTAATTGCTGTGGATGCTGACCCTGATTTAATAAATGAATGGCAGAATATTTTTAAGAAATACATAGAGAATGGAAAGCTATTGTTGCTAAACTATGTGATTTCTGACACAAATGACGTAGACACCGATTTTTATATCGGTCCAAATACCATTTGGAGTTCAACTAAAGTTTCTATTTCTTCAAGAATGTGCTGCAAGGCTATTAAAAAGAAGATTAAATCAAAACGGCTGGACCATTTGTTTCATGAATACGGTACTCCTTTTTATTGTAAAATAGATATAGAAGGAAATGACATCATTGCACTGCAAACGATGGAAAAAGTGAGTGAGAAACCTCTATATATATCAGTAGAAACTGAATGCATAGGAGAAGATGAAGATATAGCAGGACACGAATTGGACACTTTGAATGCTTTATATCAGCTAGGATATAGAAAATTCAAGTTAGTTGATCAAAGAACACTTACCGTACTCGACTATAATTGTTTTTATAAGAATAATTCTGAACATAATTGGTTCGAACAAATAGAAACCAATTGTAAGTATGCCGAAGAACTGATAGTTCTCTCCGATACTGATCAACGAGTGAAATTTACCGATTTCTTCCCCGGTTCTTCAGGACCATTTGGAGAAGAACTAGCCGGCAAATGGTATGATTACCCTCAAGCAAAGGAAATGCTTAAAAAGCATAGAGAAGACAAAATGAGACTGAACGAACCGGCATGGACCTTTTGGTGCGATTGGCATGCAACGTTTTAA
- a CDS encoding glycosyltransferase: protein MNIAFLSSSNPNDQNNWSGTLYSLYTSLQKKHRVIWVGETVFAEVWEFHKANFKNNETFFPENYALLFGKLFSDLLKKECYDVIICRDYFFAAYLVSDIPLIYIGDTTFHLFNQYMNWQDKSLTKLAEQLESLAIQKVDKIIYCSEWAKQSAMQDYNADAENIEVVEFGANITENIPIPDNVSPINAPCNLLFIGRNWNMKGGNKVLEIYHNLKGRGFQCTLTIVGSEPPMSLPNDPNIEIYPFIDKTNSNDRLKFHEILTRSHFLILPTRFDCFGIVFCEACAYGIPSLGTNVGGVSQVIKERENGFLFNIDASSLEYADKIEEIFNNHITYSKLRKTARKDFEERLNWDIWLDKSNKIIEQLASEHQPDFYLPVYVINMRERVERKQHITKEFDNKEEFELNWVEASAHPIGAVGLWNSMIKIIKMAKEKGDDIIVICEDDHYFTENYSPKLLFKEVTEAYIQGAEVLSGGIGGFGQAIPAGYHRYKVDWFWCTQFIVIYNRFFDKMLDYSFQNTDTADGVISKLATNIMVIYPFISEQKDFGYSDVTQSNMEQQGKIREHFARANKHMKSISLK from the coding sequence ATGAATATCGCTTTTTTATCTTCATCAAACCCTAATGATCAAAATAACTGGTCAGGTACTCTTTACTCTCTATACACTTCACTTCAAAAGAAACATAGGGTGATATGGGTAGGCGAAACTGTGTTTGCTGAGGTTTGGGAATTCCACAAAGCCAATTTCAAAAACAATGAAACATTCTTTCCTGAAAATTATGCGTTGCTTTTTGGTAAATTGTTTTCTGACCTATTGAAAAAGGAATGTTATGATGTAATTATATGCCGAGATTATTTCTTTGCCGCATATCTCGTTTCGGATATACCACTTATTTATATTGGAGATACTACATTTCATCTGTTTAATCAATACATGAACTGGCAGGACAAAAGTCTTACCAAACTAGCCGAACAACTGGAATCACTCGCTATACAAAAGGTGGATAAAATTATTTATTGTTCGGAATGGGCAAAACAGAGCGCAATGCAGGATTACAATGCTGATGCCGAGAACATAGAAGTGGTTGAATTTGGAGCGAATATCACAGAGAACATCCCGATTCCAGATAACGTATCGCCGATAAATGCACCATGTAACCTCTTATTTATCGGAAGAAATTGGAATATGAAAGGTGGAAATAAAGTACTTGAAATTTATCATAATCTAAAAGGAAGGGGATTTCAATGTACGCTTACTATTGTAGGAAGTGAACCTCCAATGTCCTTACCAAATGATCCGAATATTGAAATATACCCTTTTATCGACAAAACAAACTCCAATGACAGGTTAAAATTCCATGAGATCCTGACACGATCGCATTTTCTGATTCTGCCCACTCGCTTTGATTGTTTTGGAATAGTTTTCTGCGAAGCATGCGCCTATGGTATTCCATCGTTAGGCACTAATGTAGGAGGTGTATCACAGGTTATCAAAGAACGAGAAAATGGATTTCTGTTCAACATCGATGCTTCTTCGCTGGAATATGCTGATAAAATAGAAGAGATATTCAATAACCATATAACATATTCCAAACTAAGGAAAACTGCACGAAAGGATTTTGAAGAACGTTTAAACTGGGATATATGGCTCGATAAAAGCAATAAGATTATAGAACAGCTTGCATCCGAGCATCAACCGGATTTTTATCTTCCGGTTTATGTTATCAATATGAGAGAAAGAGTGGAACGTAAACAACATATTACTAAGGAGTTCGACAACAAGGAAGAATTCGAGTTAAATTGGGTAGAGGCTTCGGCCCATCCTATCGGTGCAGTAGGTTTATGGAATAGTATGATCAAAATCATAAAAATGGCAAAAGAGAAAGGAGATGACATCATTGTCATTTGCGAAGACGACCATTATTTCACGGAAAATTATTCTCCCAAATTACTGTTCAAAGAAGTTACAGAAGCTTATATACAAGGAGCGGAAGTACTTTCCGGTGGTATTGGAGGATTTGGACAAGCGATCCCTGCAGGATATCATCGTTATAAAGTTGACTGGTTTTGGTGCACACAGTTCATTGTTATTTATAATCGTTTTTTTGATAAGATGCTGGATTATTCGTTTCAGAATACTGACACAGCCGATGGAGTAATATCCAAACTAGCCACAAACATAATGGTTATCTATCCTTTTATCTCAGAACAAAAGGATTTTGGGTACTCGGATGTTACTCAGAGTAATATGGAACAGCAGGGTAAAATAAGAGAGCATTTTGCAAGAGCGAATAAACACATGAAATCAATAAGTCTGAAATAA
- a CDS encoding glycosyltransferase family 2 protein produces MPEITVLMPVRNGERYIKESIDSVLNQTLTDFEFLIIDDGSTDRTVEIIQGYTDKRIRLVRKEHQFIQNLNEGLELASGSYIARMDADDIMHTERLRIQLKRMKKNPDITVCGTWAKIFSDKGNERNVSHLGYGIIHEPVLELLKYNMLLHPSVMIKKEFLLNHHIEYQNYPCVEDYKLWFDIAKAGGILFVEPQELLMFRRSDTQVTVTKKKEMSLGSIRLRKEILLYLLSIYNNKTLNSLLSDFENLEKNKWMSNEDIFRFFVNLFNRIQRDTMV; encoded by the coding sequence ATGCCTGAAATAACAGTTCTAATGCCCGTCAGAAATGGTGAGAGATATATAAAAGAATCTATTGATAGTGTTTTGAATCAAACACTGACCGACTTTGAGTTTCTTATTATAGATGATGGTTCAACAGACCGGACAGTAGAAATCATTCAAGGATATACAGACAAAAGAATACGTTTAGTCAGAAAGGAGCATCAATTTATTCAAAACTTAAATGAAGGATTAGAGTTGGCTTCCGGCTCTTATATTGCACGCATGGATGCCGATGATATAATGCATACAGAACGATTAAGAATTCAATTAAAACGTATGAAAAAAAATCCGGATATTACAGTTTGTGGAACATGGGCTAAGATTTTCAGCGATAAGGGCAACGAAAGAAATGTTTCCCACCTTGGATATGGAATCATACACGAACCTGTGTTGGAATTACTAAAATACAACATGCTACTTCATCCTAGTGTGATGATTAAAAAAGAGTTTCTGCTTAATCACCATATTGAATATCAAAATTACCCCTGTGTGGAAGATTATAAATTGTGGTTTGATATAGCGAAAGCTGGAGGAATATTATTTGTAGAACCACAAGAACTATTAATGTTTAGAAGAAGTGATACGCAGGTCACCGTAACGAAGAAAAAGGAAATGTCTTTAGGTTCTATCCGTTTGAGAAAGGAAATTCTTCTCTATCTTCTCTCTATATATAATAATAAAACATTAAATAGCCTATTATCCGACTTTGAAAATTTAGAAAAGAATAAATGGATGTCTAATGAAGACATTTTTCGTTTTTTTGTGAATCTATTTAATAGAATACAACGCGATACAATGGTTTAA
- a CDS encoding glycosyltransferase family 4 protein: MIEKNVVILRIETGNPSGVVRYIQMLTEGMKHMNGIKVHIICLNTSLIFPKFEVTEDRIIANIPYPSKSKPLRNEIYWLTKYFNVVSDLISPYFKNRKQLIWHVQELLLVKLADILKLSLGGHILTHLHIIPWKLSLEYNESLFKKQYSQWLNNTFNLINENQLEKIAYPLSDRIICVSYSAMKHIISAYGIHPDKISVIYNGMDDTGITLQERKSRTPEILFVGRISREKGVICLLNALNKVASRGYFCKLKLVGQCTGYMSSHIRKAYKQLKIDILGTVSFNELKELYTTNTIGVIPSLHEQCSYVAIEMSMFGMPMIVSDVDALSEMFEDEVNALRIPLVFDEDFGLELDEEKLADAIIRLIDDEALRLKLSTNAIKNYQERFTLEKMIENTINVYEQLIEQDNA, from the coding sequence ATGATAGAAAAAAATGTTGTAATCCTCAGAATAGAAACTGGCAATCCATCCGGTGTTGTACGCTATATTCAAATGTTAACAGAAGGTATGAAACATATGAACGGCATTAAAGTTCATATTATTTGTTTAAATACCAGTCTGATCTTTCCCAAATTTGAAGTGACAGAGGATAGGATAATTGCTAATATCCCATATCCTTCTAAATCCAAGCCTCTGAGAAATGAAATATATTGGCTTACTAAGTATTTTAACGTCGTATCCGACTTAATATCTCCCTATTTTAAAAACAGGAAACAATTAATTTGGCATGTGCAAGAATTATTACTAGTAAAATTAGCGGATATTTTAAAGTTATCTTTAGGCGGACATATTTTAACCCATTTACATATCATTCCTTGGAAACTAAGTCTTGAATATAATGAAAGTCTGTTTAAGAAACAGTACTCTCAATGGTTGAATAACACATTCAATTTAATAAATGAAAATCAACTAGAAAAGATTGCATATCCTTTATCTGATAGAATTATATGTGTTTCTTATTCCGCAATGAAACACATTATTTCAGCATATGGTATCCATCCAGACAAAATATCTGTTATATATAATGGTATGGATGATACGGGAATCACCTTGCAGGAAAGAAAATCTAGAACACCAGAGATCCTTTTCGTAGGCAGAATCAGTCGTGAAAAAGGAGTGATTTGTTTACTTAATGCATTAAATAAAGTAGCCAGTAGAGGGTATTTTTGCAAACTGAAATTAGTTGGGCAATGTACCGGATATATGTCATCTCATATCCGCAAAGCATACAAACAACTAAAGATTGACATATTAGGGACTGTTTCTTTTAATGAGCTGAAAGAACTATATACAACAAATACTATAGGAGTCATTCCTTCTTTACATGAACAATGTAGCTATGTGGCTATTGAAATGTCCATGTTTGGTATGCCAATGATCGTATCAGATGTAGATGCACTTTCCGAAATGTTCGAAGATGAAGTAAACGCTTTGAGAATCCCTTTAGTGTTTGATGAAGATTTTGGTTTAGAGCTAGATGAAGAGAAATTAGCAGACGCCATCATCCGCTTGATAGATGATGAAGCCTTAAGGCTAAAACTGAGCACAAATGCAATCAAGAACTACCAAGAAAGATTCACTCTGGAAAAGATGATAGAGAATACGATTAATGTATATGAACAATTAATAGAACAAGACAATGCCTGA
- a CDS encoding DUF5030 domain-containing protein — protein sequence MKNRIISLFIYLLPSLIYAQNNADDKYEILSLTDMFSLFKDSKNSVPQDYDEIYVPGYFYEPSFMYPSPLKKEFCCVAQWRIPNRNCKYLFLEDIFPQNKDSLKQASLELQKIKEKYGMRESAMYQDVPAGYNGIIAKWFTGRLFVLHCPRKLFNTVVSKKASLISIHKGRISDEKQITPDEGKFESSCFPQKGGMILIREDGCWYDDIKRNIDFLISPLINENFPTEFSKHVGREYSFLLEVVPKTGQIIPHLLLPKTLSTDEKMIVSYLEKQIRKFPENSFGPLITIDKKMLYGRYLKFIVKDEKFKIEDYLEY from the coding sequence ATGAAAAATAGAATTATATCACTTTTCATATATTTATTGCCTAGTTTAATCTATGCTCAAAATAATGCAGACGACAAATATGAGATTCTGTCTCTAACTGACATGTTTAGTCTTTTCAAAGATAGTAAAAATAGTGTTCCTCAAGATTATGACGAAATATATGTTCCCGGTTACTTCTATGAGCCTTCTTTTATGTATCCTTCACCTTTAAAGAAAGAATTTTGTTGTGTAGCTCAATGGAGAATCCCAAACAGAAACTGTAAGTATCTATTTTTAGAAGATATATTTCCGCAAAACAAAGATTCCTTAAAACAAGCTTCTCTTGAATTACAAAAAATAAAAGAGAAATATGGAATGAGAGAATCAGCTATGTATCAAGATGTGCCCGCAGGTTATAATGGTATAATTGCCAAATGGTTCACTGGTAGATTATTCGTTTTGCATTGCCCAAGAAAGCTATTTAATACAGTTGTATCAAAGAAAGCTTCACTCATATCCATTCATAAAGGTAGGATATCTGACGAAAAACAAATAACTCCAGATGAGGGTAAGTTTGAATCTTCTTGTTTTCCACAAAAAGGAGGCATGATATTAATACGCGAAGACGGATGTTGGTATGATGACATTAAAAGGAATATAGATTTTTTAATCTCTCCCCTAATTAATGAAAATTTTCCTACAGAATTTAGCAAACATGTTGGGAGGGAATATTCATTTCTATTGGAAGTAGTCCCTAAAACAGGACAAATTATTCCACACCTCTTATTGCCGAAAACATTATCTACCGACGAGAAAATGATTGTATCTTATTTAGAAAAACAAATAAGGAAGTTTCCTGAAAACAGTTTTGGCCCCCTGATAACCATTGACAAGAAAATGTTATATGGTCGATATTTAAAATTTATTGTAAAAGATGAAAAGTTTAAGATTGAAGACTACCTTGAATATTGA
- a CDS encoding JAB-like toxin 1 domain-containing protein produces the protein MKQKLTRALIDEIRKEMPVLSQNEEKGVIGGTLYVIGVDGRVLYSNETNTDEVLVSMGSWDGAPTMELPKGTSFQISSGQLVIEGTSEQNRDIYSFLTQNTSVEWSMCVDSSTYHFFAGTNHQEKEVSMAYSGCDIKYHNHQSEYANYPSDADYETKSKLQEIGYKEFYIYHEPTDTYIPY, from the coding sequence ATGAAACAAAAATTAACAAGGGCACTTATTGATGAAATTCGAAAAGAAATGCCTGTATTGAGTCAAAATGAAGAAAAAGGAGTAATCGGAGGTACTTTATATGTAATTGGAGTGGATGGGCGTGTACTTTACTCTAACGAAACAAATACAGATGAGGTTCTTGTATCAATGGGATCATGGGATGGGGCTCCAACAATGGAATTGCCTAAAGGTACATCTTTTCAAATATCTTCTGGTCAATTGGTTATTGAAGGTACTAGTGAACAGAATCGAGATATCTATAGTTTTTTAACTCAAAATACTTCTGTAGAATGGTCTATGTGCGTGGATAGTTCAACTTATCATTTTTTCGCAGGTACCAATCATCAAGAAAAAGAAGTGTCAATGGCGTATAGTGGATGTGATATAAAATATCATAACCATCAGAGTGAATATGCTAACTATCCAAGTGATGCAGACTATGAAACAAAGAGTAAATTACAAGAAATTGGATATAAAGAATTTTATATTTATCATGAGCCAACTGATACCTATATTCCATATTGA